The DNA segment AATACAGATTACAGTATGTTACAGTATACTTAAGTGTAGATTATAGTAACTAAAACAGTTTGATGCAGTATTGAATGTATCTCAAaacttgagttgagttttgaATGTgagttttttatataaatctaACTCTCATATGGAATTAACTTAAtatcaaaaaatgtatattataattcaattaaatttgttgtttaatgccataaattattattctaaGCATAAAGTAAATGTATTAATTGTTTCATTCAGTTGCCTTTAAGAGTATATGAAGATTTcaaactaaattcaaaatcatcCTCAACCATTCATTCCTTATGTGCTTAAGTCTAATTTTAATCACAATTTttccttaaaatataattcacaATTCAATGCTAGCTCTTAAAGCGTATTAAATGCACTTTTGTAATTTTGCCAGTCAATAAACTGTCAGTGTTATTGCTGGCAAACGACTGACGATGATACAATGCTGCCAAAGTtgtagtaaatattttaaatgtccGAACCATTAGCAAGCCTGCTCGCTCCTCGCTGGTCTGGTCCGGCCAAAACATGCGAGTAACTAACTGCTTTGCGTTCGATTTGGCCGgaaattgcagttgcactcTCGAGCATTGCAGCAATGCAATGGGCAAAACCTAGTGCAAAACTGACAGCAAACTGCGACTGCTGAAACGCAATTGCGAATGCTTTGGCTTTAATATGGCCGCTGGTCGTCCGGCGGAGAGTACGCAGAGGGAATCCCAGAGCGACCatgcggcgtatacgcaacaaaTTGACTTGTAGCGAGCGGCTCAACGCAGGAGCCAACGGGCAAATGCCCTCTGCAAAACACATGGCAAACGCGAATGAATGTGTAAGTGTGTAAGCATTTTGTAGAATTTGGGATTTTTCGGGATATCTCAATTCGCAAGCTGCCACAGAGTTTTGTGGTTTTatcaacagagagagagagagagaggaagacaACTAAAAAAGGCGGCGACGAGTTTAACTTATTGTTGCAAAAAAGTTTACAGTCACTTCTGACAGTTTTTCGTGGGGGTTCCGTGTGCTGGGCATTGTTGAGTTTGTTGTCCAGCAGCAAGTTTTCTCTGCGCCAATATAAATGTTGATTCAGTGGATAACGTTGGCGGAAAGAAACTTATATCAAATCATGGCTAACCGACTTGACTTGCTTTTACTTGACTTGGGCAAAACTtgagtgcaactgcaactgcaactggctATCGATTGTCTATTATTTTCATCGATGGCTTGTCTATTGAAGTCGCAATCAGTGGCAATTACATTCAATTTGCTGGCGCATTTTAAAGCAGCGCAGTGTCAGAAGGACACACGTCGAATAGTTTGGGTTAGCAACAATGAGGCCAATTTGatggcaatttattttaattaaaatttcactaGCAGCCGCCGGGCGCATTTGCgtgattaaaaagtttaaaggccaacaacaacaaacaactgctTCCGTTTCAATGTCATAAAAATAGCTCACGTGTCACGCCCATAAAAGTCACacataaaacaacaaccaaagtAACTataaacacaacacagcaacaacaacagcaaacaacaacaacacaaagaccaaaagcaaatttaattacaaacaagcaaaacattaaaatttgtaattccatcataaaatgttgtgtttgttttcgttcgttggtcttttttttttttttgttttttgttttttgctgagCAACTGAAGCGGCACCTGCTAAGGATCAGACATCACCCACACTTTGAACATGCCACATTTACATTTAGATTTACATTCACATTTACCTACTTGTATTTCCTCAATAAAAACGCTACAGATTAGCCAATTGCCTTTGGAGGAGATTTTAGGGTGGACTTGAAATTGCggttttttaattactttattttattgcgcAAGTTTTTGCCTTGAAGATTTCACAGTACATAAAATCAGTGCGGTGTGAAACGGACAGCACAACAACATAGAACGTTAACATGCCATtgtcctgctcctgctccttctccagttgttgttgtccttgaaACTCGGCTCTGGCAGCAATGTGAATTTGAGTTGTCCATTGTCCAAAGCTTTGTTTTGTTCCACTTGCCGCAGTTCATTTTGCGCTGCTTCATTCGCAGCACTCGCTGCAAAACATGCGTCCGCATTTCTTTCCTACTCCCAagctctcttcttcttctcctgaCAGCTGCGACTCTTCAGACTGCAGCTCCAACtgcgactctgactctgactgtgactgtgactgtgactctgGGAGTCAGTCTCAGTCGAGTATATCAGTCGACTATGGCTGCTGCTATGCCACATGACACGTGTCACTCGATGGTGTCACACCCCCCGCACACTTCTTTTGTCTCACGCCTTTCGCTGCGAAAGAATCTCTCCAACTTTAGAGGACAAATTTGCTAACAACGGGATTGAAACGCATTCTTTACTATGGCATAGATTGGCGCAGATGATAGTTATTCTAGatggaattttatttatttattaagaaattggaatttatagtttattgAGAATgataatattacaattaaatattatttatattatattatattatttatattatattatataacaaatttatttactatatacacTATTAATGGCAAGTTTTTGCAACTGTTCTGttaatgcttaaaatatacttttaagcTATTAAAATCGAagatttattcaatttaaaatatcttgCACTGCGCAGCATTGTGAATTAtattatgtgtttttttttttttaaagagttTTGTAGTTAAAACAATTGTAGGATCTATGAAAAGATCaaattaagtgaaattaaGTTATTACAAAACAACTTTGATAGAGATCgtttcttaatatttatttctgcACCGAATTAGTATTAATCTaggttatttaataaatagctTAAACCTTTACCTTTCTTAtggttttaatatttaactttataAAATTCTTTGAAGAAGAGTTTTCCATCTGTTAGAGGTATAtcgtttcctttttttgtcgttcataatttatttatttttatgtcttGTTTCTAGTTGaacatttctatatatttttttatatatatctatttttcgtaattaatatttttacattattcTCTGGCTCTTACACACTGTGCTGGCATTCCTCTCATGTAGAGCAAAGCGTGGCCAACAAATGTGAATACTGCACACATCTTCAGTTTTTATGGCCAGCCTTTTGTGACTTGGCATAATTGGCAGCTGTCAGTGCAAACTAATGCAAAACTTGGCCAACTCGACAACTAAGACAAAGTATTTGTCAATTAACGCTTATTGTGTGTTCTCTTCTCTCTTGTTCTCATTTGTTGATGCCAAATTTCATATGTGAGctgtcttttattttttgctgctgttcagAAAGAGCAACTGCAAGTTGTAGAAGGAACTGCAGcgttgcatttcaaatttcaatttaccgACAACTGTTTCGATTGTTtacattgatttatttacgtTGTTGTTTATGCGGTTTTTCGCAATATAGAGCGAGACAGGAGGAAGAGAGGGGGAACATTTTTGTGAGCTCGCCTcgctgtgttttttttctctctaatCCACTAATACTCGAAACTGTGTCGACTCGGATTCAGATTCGCAGCGTTTCATATCGATTTCGAACTGCTTTCATTTTTTACTTATtgccctctcactctctctctctagttGCTATCTCGCTTGCACTGGGGAGGGTATTGAAATGGATTTATTTGGTTTGGCAAAATATTTGGCAAGTCCTGACGCACGGCATTTTCatgctgtgctgtgttttgGGCAATGGTTTTACATGCAATATATACACAATAGTTGCTGTTTACATTAGTGCCACAGCTGGCGGGGCGTTGGGCATTGGGCGGTAGGCGTGGCAGCtgccagcaacaacgaaaagcaGCTCAAAATGGCACAAAAGCATTAAAACTTGCTGTGCATTGTGCATTCttcttatttctatttttttcccACAAAACTGTAAAAATATGTACGAGTTTATGCAcaaaagaatattatttagtgcagcacacacaatgcacacaattttcaaaaatataatttgctgAAGTTTCACAATTCACAGTGCCACAAATTGTAAAGAATCCAACAAAATTAATCGGAAAATGGAAACAAGTACGATTTCTAACTGAAAAGTCtatagaaaatatgaaatgtgaGAGcgaatttttggttttttacaatttctgtGTCAAATTTAGGAACACAAAGTTTGCTAAAAATGGAATTTGTGGAACTTCCGAAATAGAAAAGCTTTATCGCTGATCAATTATTCCTTTTATCTGAGAACAGAGCTAtacttgaaattatttttttctcaaaTTTCCGTGTCAAATTTAGACACACACAGTTTGTTAAAAATGGTCACTCTTAGCTTTTTCTCTGATCAATTCttagaaatattaattgattaCTATCGCAACAGTCTAtcgaaaatatgaaaaatgaaaaatggaaATAGTATCAAACGTAAAActgtcaaaatagaataaatgcCTCAAATAAAacaggcaaacaaaataagtTTGGAAAActgcaaagcaaaacattgaatTTTATTCTCTGAAATCGAGCGATAACGATAGTAGGCAAGTTGTGTCAGCGATTGCGATTAGTTTTTGgtgtttataaatttgacaAATTCTCTAGCATGCTCAAGGGAATTGATGTGGCCACAGCCACCGAGGCCACAGATGATTCCAGTCTCGAGCTGGACAATTTAGAGCGTCAGTCTGAAGTCTCCACTCTGCCCAGTGGAAGTCGTCTCAATCCCGATGCACCGGACTTTGTGCCCGGCTTAAGCTCCGGAGCCGGTTTGCTGGCCATCAAAATAGTGAACGAATGTAAGTCGTATTGAGTTGCTTGGGTAGTTTAAAAATCTCAACGTTGTCAGTATCGGATTATCCACGCTGGAGCAATGCCGCCAGCGACACAGTGGACACATATGGACCACGTTACGACAGCATCTGGCGTGAGAATTGTCTGCGAGCTGAGATGGACGCAGAGGCAGTAGTTGAAGCACTGAATGCCAGCGGCATTGAGTCGCCGACTCGCATAGAGTTTGTGGGTGACGGGGGGCAACAGTCGCCAATGGACAAGAGATCGTCGAAGGCAGCCAGCGATTTGGAGACAacatcgacagcaacaacaacaacagtgaacGGACGTTGCTGTGACAACTGTGCGCTGATGTAGGGTCAACTGGAATTTCTATATATGATAATTTTAAAGGTATTTTATGACTTTTCGCTTTTGCCAATTGTGAACTTATTAAAGATTTGTCGCGTTGATGTGAATATGGTATTTTTACCTACTAATTTAGCATGACGTTTatagttattaaattaaggtgaaaaaaagtatttttataatatatgtagtaAAAAAGAATGGGTTTTCCTTATACGATTTTTAAAGTACTTTCCCTCTGCTTAATGAAGCTATAATTCGTTGAtgtaaaaattacatttttatataccaTTTTTATTCAATGTCTTTATgtacttttacttttgctcATTGTGTAGTTAATccgtttttttatattatatttcaaagatgatttttgtgttttcaatttattcattCAAAGCTTTTTTCCTATTATACATTAGTGGCCCATGTTTAAAAGGATTTTcttaacattttcattgccaattgtttatttgttaatgCTTATTTCACTGCTGTACAAATGATTTACCTATATCTTctatttatactatattctCTGTGTATTCACTCTGCTTATTTAAGCGCTGTCTTGCTGACTGTTTAAGAAGAGCAAAAGACACAGGGCTACACAATAGTTTGACATAAATTATAGCCTACTTTTCAGCGCTAcgcgttgcagcagcaacagcagcagcagcagccgccgccagCTACTTTGTGCTGACTTTCTAATGATGTTGAATATGCATTGAAAGTTGTGCCTTGTGCGAAAATTGCTTCCTTGCTCCCCCTCACCTTCcgctctctccttctctctcacCTGTCTGCTGCAAGTTGCTGCAACGACAATttcttggctgctgctgctacttgggagcttttgtttttgggctgCCCATAAGTGGCTTAAGCTcccaatgtgtgtgtgtgcgtgtgtgtgtgtgtgttggggggCATAATGAGAAAAGTTTCATGTGCTTTTCATGTCTCATTTAGAGCTGAAAGCAATGTAGGTGGAATTGTTGTACAAGTTGCTTAAATGGCATTGCAAAAGACGCTGATTGCCAGGCCAAAATGCTGACAGTCTCCGGCAGCCAAAATGGACGCAGCTGATGGTCGGCTGACTTTTGAATGAT comes from the Drosophila sulfurigaster albostrigata strain 15112-1811.04 chromosome 2L, ASM2355843v2, whole genome shotgun sequence genome and includes:
- the LOC133850746 gene encoding uncharacterized protein LOC133850746, with amino-acid sequence MLKGIDVATATEATDDSSLELDNLERQSEVSTLPSGSRLNPDAPDFVPGLSSGAGLLAIKIVNELSDYPRWSNAASDTVDTYGPRYDSIWRENCLRAEMDAEAVVEALNASGIESPTRIEFVGDGGQQSPMDKRSSKAASDLETTSTATTTTVNGRCCDNCALM